In Zalophus californianus isolate mZalCal1 chromosome 17, mZalCal1.pri.v2, whole genome shotgun sequence, one DNA window encodes the following:
- the SERTAD1 gene encoding SERTA domain-containing protein 1, with product MMLSKGLKRKREEEQEKETLAADAWWLDPSLPAAAQAPPAAASSSLFDLSVLKLHHSLRQGEPDLRHLVLVVNTLRRIQASMAPEPTLPPVPSPPAAPCVADSLLASSDAALSASMASLLEDLSHIEGLSQAPQPLVDEGPPGRPTGGSPASLGALDLLGPATGCLLDDELEGLFEDIDTSMYDSELWAPVSEGLKPGPEDGPGKEEALELDEAELDYLLDVLVGTQALERPPGPGR from the coding sequence ATGATGCTGAGCAAAGGTCTGAAGCGCAagcgggaggaggagcaggagaaggaaacCCTGGCAGCGGACGCCTGGTGGCTGGATCCCAGCCTCCCAGCAGCGGCACAGGCCCCCCCAGCCGCGGCCTCCAGTTCCCTCTTTGACCTTTCGGTGCTCAAGCTCCACCACAGCCTGCGGCAGGGTGAGCCGGACCTGCGGCACCTGGTTCTGGTAGTCAACACGCTGCGGCGCATCCAGGCATCCATGGCGCCCGAACCGACCCTGCCACCTGTGCCCAGCCCACCTGCAGCCCCTTGTGTGGCTGACAGCCTGCTGGCCAGCTCCGACGCCGCCCTCTCGGCCTCCATGGCCAGCCTGCTGGAGGACCTCAGCCATATCGAGGGCCTGAGCCAGGCCCCCCAGCCCTTGGTGGATGAGGGGCCCCCAGGCCGCCCCACGGGGGGATCCCCCGCCAGCCTGGGTGCCTTGGACCTGCTGGGCCCAGCCACTGGCTGTCTGCTGGACGATGAGCTTGAGGGCCTGTTTGAGGACATCGACACCTCTATGTATGACAGTGAACTTTGGGCACCAGTCTCCGAGGGCCTCAAACCTGGCCCTGAGGATGGGCCTGGCAAGGAGGAGGCTCTGGAGCTCGATGAGGCCGAACTGGACTACCTCCTGGACGTGTTGGTGGGCACACAGGCCCTGGAGCGGCCGCCGGGTCCGGGGCGCTGA